The following DNA comes from Astatotilapia calliptera chromosome 6, fAstCal1.2, whole genome shotgun sequence.
GAGCAAACAGAAACACGGCGTCGGCTCTGACTGGCTTCAGTGTTTGTTCAACTATCGTTAATTACGaataacagtttgtttgttagcAGAGACGCAGATTCAAACCCAGAACCTTCTCACGCACGTGCTCGTGTCAACCTCATTCAAACTGAGGCCACGCCTCCACCTGTTACCTACACCGCTGCCTGTGCTCACGCTCAGAAGTGCTTTATCCCTTTAAACCCTCACCTAGCGTCAGGTTAGAGTCTAGAGCAGAGGTGTcggactccaggcctcgagggccggcgtcctgcaggtttcagatcccaccctgggtcagcacacctgaatcacatgattagttcattcccaggcctctggagaacttcaggacatgttgaggaggtcgtttatccatttaaatcagctgtgttggatcaaggacacgtctaaacctgcaggactccggccctcgaggcctggagttggacccCTGGGTTAAagggtgatcaggtgttcttcATCCTCTGTTCCTCCTTTCAGCCCGACCGCGTCTCCTCATCCCTCCGGTTTGTACACGTGCACCTTTTCTGGCTTCCTGCTCGGACGAGGTGAACATGGAGCAGACCGATTCCCTCGCGTGCACCGGGCGGTACGAACAAAATCGGCCAGTCCACACATTTTGTGAATCTGACGCTACTAATACTCATCAGTGTATCACATGTCATTTAGCACCAATCAGACAGCGGCTCAGACTCACCTTTGTAAATCGCTGCTGCTGCTAAGATGGTGTCTCTGTGCAGCAGCGACTTCCTGTTCCACGCACAGTTGCTCTCACCCATACCTGCACACAGCACATCACGAACACTGCACTTTTAAACTTTAATCGTAAGTTTGTTCAAACTAACAGCCTCACGAATGACTTCAGATCCGAAACCGGTTCAGCGATCAAACCGCAGTGAGGTCATCAAACTGTTTTAGCTTAAACAGCGAATCCTGAAATGCTCTCTTATTCAGGCGGAGCCTCTGCCGCTCGGTTTGAAGCCTGTTTGCAGGCAAATGAAAGGAGGAATAAAAGCAGCACGTTCACTCGGGGACCTCCACGAGCCGGCGTCCTGGGACTCGGTCACCTAAAGCTCTGTGCCGACGACTCTGAGAGTCGCTGTGATCAGACTGAAGTCGTCATTTCTGGCTCTGCGCTCATCAGGTGCAGATCCTCGTTCGCTTTCCTTTGCTTCCACGTGAAGAGGGCGACTGTAGAGCCATGTTTGAATGTTGCAGGAACCACATGATTCAAACGAATGGTTCCCAGCTCGTACCTTGTAAATCCGTCATGACTTCCATGATTCCTGGATAATGAACCTGAATGTCATCGATGTCCTGGAACAAAGAGGCGgaagggtcagaggtcaccgtGAGCTGATGTAAAACATTCTGCGTGTTTAACAAATGCAGCCACGCTGACTCACCACAGTGAGCATGTTGAAGCCAGCTTGGCCCAGCAGGTTTCCCAGGTCGGTGACGGCGGTGTAGGGGGAGATGTGGGGCGAGAACCCGCCCTCCCGCTCCGTCTCGGCCAGCTGCAGGGAACAGCGCAGCTCGTAGAGCGTCTCGCCGCCCACCATCGCTCCGATGAACACCCCGTCCGGCTTCAGCACCTGGTGAATCTGAGAGGACGGCGCACAACGAAACGTTAACGGGCGAGCTGCAGTCAGTCATGGTATCGCAGCAGGTTCGTCTCACCTGTCTGAGAGCTCCGGGCAGGTCGTTGATCCAGTGCAGACTGAAAAGCATGAAGCTCAGCTGCAGTTTTAATGAGCACACATGTTGTTCATAACAAACCCTGGTCCTCTCAGTCTAGACCCactttatttcatacatttgatttttttaaccttaaaaTCACTCGTTGCATTTCTGGACATAAAAATCTAACGACATGATTATCGGTTATTATTTATTCACGATGTCCTTCAGTTCCATTagcaaccatttaaaaatatatgatgaATTTAATCTTTTCAAACTGTGACTGAGATAATCAGCACAAATCACATGATCAATATATTTGACTTCATTTACATTAAACAGTGTAAAAGAAACATAAacaggctgcagacaggaaggtACCGCCAAcgccggaaacgtgctcgtcatctccgagcatgacgctccctgaagaccaacacagagagactgaggaggagcttcttcccgcaggcgatacggtctctcaatcacaccaccacacagtactgacccacacatatggttcttacacacacactggactttctggactttggttttgcacaacactggtcactatattcttcatttccagttaatacttgtacagctgctgttattgtgtatatatttatttatatttcttcatacattcttatatagttctatattgtgtattgtgtattttgttgtacagttattttattttcaactttaatttttatattttattttattccttcctacttaaatttaccctttttaattttcatatttatttcctatcctaTTCATAGTCTTTTTtgctttaggtcacgagcagttgtgtaagcatttcactgcatatcgtactgtgtatgactgtgtacgtgacaaatgaaatttgaatttgaattttatttaggaAGTTATTAAAAAGCTGTGAAAGGCAGTGAAACAGGCACAGAGACTCAGAATAACCAAGTAAGATGTTAGAACGAGGTTCAAACtgaaaacaaccacaaagacacacaaattataaaaaagacacaaaaaacaagaaaacatgaaCCTGACATAAAACACTACTGTAGGAAACCATTAAAAAAGCTCAGACGCCATCTCGTGGCTGAAGTTGGTACTGCAGCAAACAGTCGGTCACTCAAACCTTTTCTGTGAAACGAGCTGCAGTGAAACGAGCTGCTGTGAAACAAGCTGCTGTGAAACAAGCTGCAGTGAAACGAGCTGCAGTGAAACAAGCTGCTGTGAAACAAGCTGCAGTGAAACGAGCTCTGGTACTCACGCCAAGCTGCTCACTACCAGGTCGAAGGTGTTTTCTTTGAACGGCAGAAACTCCTCGTCAGCCAGGACGCAGTGAGTCGGGATCTCGCTCGGCCTCCTCCGTCTCTGATCAGAAAACAACATTCACATATGAAATTACAGCAGTCTGCTTCAAACTCCTGCCCCCATCTTTGATATCTGAGTACGAGTCTAAGGACCCACCAGAGACTGCTGGGAAACGTCTGTCAGGCAGAAACGCTCCACCACCTCCTGCGGGACACATCGTCAGCACAGAGCTCATCATAACAGCAGTGAAACTCGTGCAGCGCACACAGACGCAGGCAACAAACATCTGAGCTCATGTTTAACGTTCTGCTCATCTCCCGCTCTCTGGTTTTATTCTTTAACTCTGACAGCAGCTTTACATGATTCACAACTCAGAATAATCCACCTTTTTCTGATTCTGTCTGAAATGTTTTAGCTCCTGTCTCCACCTTGTGCTGATTGACCGACTCTGGGAAGCCTACAGAGGGGCAGCACCCAGAAAGCTGTGCGTCTGTAGCTGTTATATGTTCAGTTTTATCTCAGTGTTTTTATTGCTGTGGTGTCGTCTCTGCAGCTGTCAAAGCTGCTGACTCTGAGTCTCATGTTCACCTAAAACCTCCTCAGACAGTCTGTGATCGCACAAATCCAAAACTATAAATAAGAGTTCCTCTATaactttgtttattttggtttcCCAACCTCACAAAATGATTTCAGGTTTTCTATTTGATTGTTTTGGTGAACTACAGACAGTTTGTGGAGATGACCATATAAGGAGATCTAAACGACATCAGCTCGTTACCGAGGTAACAAAGACTCGTCTGAGGCCTTTTCTGCACACCGAGCTCGTGACTTTATGTTTATCGTGTTTAACATGAGCAACAGTGTGACGTCATAGCAGAAACAGCAGAGCTTTAGCTTGAGCTGTGCTCATCGGTTCATCTCTGATCAGGAAATCCGACCCGTCTGTAGCTGCTGAATACATGTGATCACAGCGGTgacctcacacacacgcacacacacacacacacacacacacacacacacacacacacgcacacgcacacacacacacacacacgcacacacatgcaccacacacacacacacacacacacacacacacacgcacacacacacgcacacacacacacacgcacacacacacacacacacacacacacactgtacttTGCTTAAATGCTCTGCGATGTGACTTCTTCCTCCGCCGATGTCCAGCGCCAGAGGAAACGTCCTGAGGAGACAGGAAGACAAACGGTGACTgttttttatcctgtcttccttctctcaccccaaccaatcacagcagatggccccgcccctccctgagcctggttctgctggaggtttcttcctgttaaaagggagtttttccttcccactgtcgccaaagtgcttgttcacagagggtcatgtgattgttgggtttttctctgcatgtattatcgtaggtctaccttacaatataaagcgcctgcTGTTGTGATCGTTGCTATAGAAACAAAACTGCATTGGAGTGATCTGGCTGTGTGAACGTTTCCTGCTCTTTGACCTCCTCAGATGATTTCCATGACTTTTGAAGCAGACGTGTCTCTCTGTGGTTAAACTGTGTGAAACATGGGTCCAGCTGCCTCGTCAGGAACTCACCGTGCGATGTCGTAAACCCGATCGGCCACTCGACTCCCGACCTGCAAACCAACAGCACAGGACGTCTGATCAGCGTGGCTGGGTCTGGTTGTTATAATGAAATCATTTCCCCCCCTTTAGACAAAACAACAGGAACAACGTGTGATTCATTCAGTGAGGTCATCACTGATGGTGGTGTCAAACCCAGCTGCAAATTCTGATCTCATTCTCTATGATCCAGATGTTTGATGAGGCTGAGGACCAGCTGAAGATGGACATAAGAGGGACCGCTCAGGGTCAGAGAGGCTGACCTGGTCTGAGCGTGTGCAGAGGGAGGGTGGAGGATGAAGATGGAACTGCAGGGAGGcggagaggaggaagacgaggacATTTGTGGTGCACGTCAGTCAGGACATCTCTAATTGCATAACTACACGCGTGCAGAGCACACAGGAAACTCTGTTGATAAActgttatttcattttctgtggaaaaacaaaattgatCACAATTCTAACAATGGTGGCTTAAATTTGATAGATTTCAGTCCCCTAAATGATGCTTTCAAAAAAGTGGAGTAAAAGCATCTATCTGGACTTCCTCTCATCACGTGTTTTCACATTTGGGTGGCTGGACTCAAACTTTCATCAGCAGACTCATGGATCTGTAAACATCACCGTTCTCCACAAAGATGTTATATTTGGAACATCTGTAACATCTTTACAAGAATAAATCGCCCTTCTTTGAAAACTGGTTTAATGATGGTATTCTTCAATAACACTGGCTCTTCCTTCCAGGTGTAACATCCCAGTGTCCCCACACCTGTCCAAGCCCCGCCCTGTCCTGACAGAGTCTCCATCAGGTCAGATGTGTTTCTCCTCTTGTAGATTAGGTCTCTTTATCTCTGTTCCTCCTCCCATTTCTTTCTGGACTCATGTTGTCGAGGGCGCTGATTGGATAAAGGTTTGGTCTTTGCCACAAAAAATCCTCCTTACTAACAAAGTGAAGGAGATTTCATTTAAGCTCATTCATAGATTTGATCCTGTCAAAGCTTCCTTCAAAAACAGAAGAGCGATACAGAAACATTTGCCTTTACTCAGCTTTTATGGAAACATATCGTTAGTTTCATCTCTGACAGCGTCTTTAGTGAGAAAGACTCTCGTGCTTTTCCCTCATCGATCAAACTCCACATCTGTAAATGTAAGCTGTCCACTCTcaggacagaaacagaaagtttgTTCCTGTCTCAACaagaaagctttaaaaacatgaatatttgtaatattttaatgtcttatttaattattcagtgtgtctgtgttactTTCCCCGTTTAATCTGTATTTCTGTCCGGTGTGTTTACTTATACATACTCTTGCACTGTGTTATGATTTGGAATACAGTTGTGCAGCGTGTTCTCcgtgtgttgtgtttgttgttaaaGTTTCTGTTGAAATAAAGTTGgagaaacaaagacacagaaaaccGGACAGGTGTGTGGGTCGGGCTCACCTCCTGCCTCAGGTAGTCGTACTGCTGGCTGTCCTGCAGCTGGGCGGCCCAGTCCTTCTGCCTCTGCTTCATCTCCCTGCTGAACACGTTCATGCGGCCTCCGCCCGACAGCCCGGAGCGCCCGGCCCCCGGTGGCCCGGTCCCGTTGAGACCGGCCCCGGAGAGCCGGCTCCAGCCGCCCGCGGAGCTCGCAGGGAGGCCGAGCCGCAGGAGCCTCCGACACAGCCTGCCGCTCATCCCGCGGAACAAACTCACAGACACCAACACGGAGACTT
Coding sequences within:
- the ndufaf5 gene encoding arginine-hydroxylase NDUFAF5, mitochondrial translates to MSGRLCRRLLRLGLPASSAGGWSRLSGAGLNGTGPPGAGRSGLSGGGRMNVFSREMKQRQKDWAAQLQDSQQYDYLRQEVGSRVADRVYDIARTFPLALDIGGGRSHIAEHLSKEVVERFCLTDVSQQSLRRRRPSEIPTHCVLADEEFLPFKENTFDLVVSSLALHWINDLPGALRQIHQVLKPDGVFIGAMVGGETLYELRCSLQLAETEREGGFSPHISPYTAVTDLGNLLGQAGFNMLTVDIDDIQVHYPGIMEVMTDLQGMGESNCAWNRKSLLHRDTILAAAAIYKEMYGSEDGSIPATFEILYMIGWKPHESQAKPAKRGSATASFGDLSKTG